A stretch of Cyanobacteria bacterium QS_8_64_29 DNA encodes these proteins:
- a CDS encoding phosphate acyltransferase PlsX: MAATRTAIAVDAMGGDRAPDAIVAGALQAVPELGVDVLLVGVPQQLEASLEQHLGSDRNRQDWRERIEVVPSEPAIGMDEEPTVGVRRKPQASINVAMDLVRQARADAIVSAGHSGAAMAAAMLRLGRLRGIDRPAIGTVFPTMDPDKSVIVLDAGAIVDCRPKYLEQFALMGTIYSQYALDVAHPRVSLLNIGEEASKGNELALKSYQLLQANPQIPFAGNVEGRDVLSGRFDVVVCDGFVGNVLLKFAEGAGEAILQILREELPRGWRGKLGSALLAPNLKRVKQRVDHAEYGGGLLLGVAGICIISHGDSQAPSIASSLHLAAEASQNQVLERIRACESQASDRERSATPPSADSDRVGEVESS, translated from the coding sequence ATGGCAGCGACGCGGACGGCAATTGCGGTGGATGCCATGGGCGGCGATCGCGCCCCGGATGCGATCGTCGCGGGCGCGCTGCAAGCCGTGCCCGAGTTGGGAGTCGACGTGCTGCTGGTGGGCGTCCCCCAACAGCTAGAAGCCTCGCTAGAGCAGCACCTGGGCTCGGATCGCAACCGGCAGGACTGGCGCGAGCGCATTGAGGTCGTGCCCTCCGAGCCCGCCATCGGCATGGATGAGGAGCCCACCGTTGGCGTCCGGCGCAAGCCCCAGGCCTCTATTAACGTGGCGATGGATTTGGTCCGGCAGGCGCGGGCCGATGCCATCGTCTCGGCCGGCCACTCGGGCGCTGCCATGGCAGCGGCGATGCTGCGCTTGGGGCGCCTGCGCGGGATTGATCGCCCGGCCATTGGCACGGTGTTTCCCACCATGGACCCGGACAAGTCGGTCATCGTGCTCGATGCCGGCGCGATCGTCGACTGCCGCCCCAAGTACTTGGAACAGTTCGCCCTCATGGGGACGATCTACAGCCAGTACGCCCTGGATGTCGCCCACCCCAGGGTGAGCCTGCTCAACATTGGCGAGGAGGCCTCCAAAGGGAACGAACTCGCGCTCAAAAGCTACCAACTATTGCAGGCCAACCCTCAAATCCCGTTTGCGGGCAATGTTGAAGGGCGCGACGTTCTCTCGGGCCGATTCGATGTCGTGGTCTGCGACGGCTTTGTCGGCAACGTGCTGCTCAAGTTTGCCGAGGGGGCCGGCGAGGCAATCTTGCAGATCCTGCGCGAAGAGCTCCCTCGAGGTTGGCGGGGCAAGCTGGGGAGCGCGCTGCTGGCCCCCAATCTCAAGCGCGTCAAGCAGCGCGTCGATCACGCCGAGTACGGCGGCGGCTTGCTGCTGGGCGTAGCCGGTATCTGCATCATCAGCCACGGGGACTCGCAGGCCCCCTCGATTGCCAGCTCCTTGCACCTGGCAGCCGAGGCCAGCCAAAACCAGGTGCTCGAGCGCATCCGGGCCTGCGAGTCCCAAGCCAGCGACCGCGAACGCTCGGCAACGCCGCCCTCGGCCGATAGTGATCGCGTGGGCGAGGTGGAATCGAGCTAA